From one Rhodovulum sp. ES.010 genomic stretch:
- a CDS encoding DUF2254 domain-containing protein: MRSKRLWQLIRLSRRLWVRATLIALLAILAAIAAVILDPIIPAFLAERIGEDAVMPILNVLASSMLAVTTFSLSVMVSAHRAASAQVTPRSHRLLLEDTTTQTVLATFLGAFIFALVSIILFRAGFHGGAAPVVVFLFTVFVVALVVLAILRWIEHLSRLGSVDETIARVEARTRSTLRRQRAAPSLGARPLPGPSTIPEDAAPVPALRGGYVQFVDMAGLSAIAEAAGAEIYVIAAPGTFVVEGAPIAHVRPADGADAGAIQSAYEIDAIRSFDQDARFALLVLSEIASRALSPGLNDPGTAIDVISRLERLLAECDPPDDEVRYPALWAPSISSDDLVEDAFDAIARDGAGMIEVMRRLVAALNTLRAGDDAGFARGADRMIARALDHAERALALEEDRQRLHALAGGVGAPGRQGRGG; the protein is encoded by the coding sequence ATGCGCTCCAAACGCCTCTGGCAGTTGATCCGCCTGTCCCGGCGCCTGTGGGTCCGGGCCACGCTGATCGCGCTTCTGGCAATTCTCGCGGCCATCGCCGCGGTGATCCTCGACCCGATCATCCCCGCCTTTCTGGCCGAGCGCATCGGCGAGGACGCGGTCATGCCGATCCTCAACGTGCTTGCCTCCTCGATGCTGGCGGTCACGACCTTCTCGCTGTCGGTCATGGTCTCGGCGCACCGCGCGGCCTCGGCCCAGGTCACGCCCCGGTCGCACCGCCTGCTTCTGGAGGATACGACGACCCAGACAGTGCTGGCCACCTTCCTCGGCGCCTTCATCTTCGCGCTGGTCTCGATCATCCTGTTCCGCGCGGGCTTCCACGGGGGCGCGGCGCCGGTGGTGGTCTTCCTGTTCACCGTGTTCGTCGTCGCACTGGTGGTGCTGGCGATCCTGCGATGGATCGAGCACTTGTCGCGCCTGGGCAGCGTGGACGAGACCATCGCCCGCGTCGAGGCCCGGACGCGCAGCACGCTGCGCCGCCAGAGGGCGGCCCCAAGCCTGGGCGCGCGCCCGCTGCCCGGCCCATCCACGATCCCGGAGGATGCGGCACCGGTACCGGCGCTGCGGGGCGGCTATGTGCAATTCGTCGACATGGCCGGGCTTTCGGCGATCGCCGAGGCGGCGGGCGCCGAGATCTACGTGATCGCAGCGCCCGGCACCTTCGTGGTCGAAGGCGCCCCGATCGCCCATGTCCGCCCCGCCGACGGGGCCGACGCCGGGGCCATCCAGAGCGCCTACGAGATCGACGCGATCCGCAGCTTCGACCAGGATGCACGATTCGCCCTGCTCGTCCTGTCCGAAATCGCCTCTCGGGCGTTGTCGCCGGGGCTGAACGATCCCGGCACCGCGATCGACGTGATCAGCCGGTTGGAACGGCTGCTCGCCGAGTGCGACCCGCCCGACGACGAGGTGCGCTACCCCGCCCTCTGGGCACCGAGCATAAGCTCCGACGACCTTGTCGAGGACGCCTTTGACGCCATCGCCCGGGACGGGGCCGGGATGATCGAGGTGATGCGGCGGCTGGTGGCGGCGCTGAACACGCTGCGCGCGGGCGACGATGCCGGCTTCGCGCGGGGCGCCGACCGCATGATCGCGCGCGCGCTCGACCACGCGGAACGGGCGCTGGCGCTCGAGGAGGACCGTCAGCGCCTTCACGCCCTGGCGGGCGGGGTCGGCGCGCCCGGACGACAGGGCCGCGGGGGGTGA
- the trxC gene encoding thioredoxin TrxC, which translates to MGAVLKLICHDCGTANRVPADKLDAGPKCGTCGARLADGRVREIDFATLQKAVKGDDVPLLVDFWAAWCGPCRMMAPQFAKAAQALAPRVRLAKVDTQANPDATVRYDIRGIPLLILFHRGREVARLSGARPAADIEAFVRSHVGETA; encoded by the coding sequence ATGGGCGCTGTGCTGAAGCTGATCTGCCACGACTGCGGGACCGCGAACCGGGTGCCCGCCGACAAGCTGGACGCGGGGCCCAAATGCGGCACCTGCGGCGCAAGGTTGGCCGACGGCCGCGTACGCGAGATCGACTTCGCCACGTTGCAGAAGGCCGTGAAGGGCGACGATGTGCCGCTCTTGGTGGATTTCTGGGCGGCTTGGTGCGGGCCGTGCCGGATGATGGCGCCGCAATTCGCCAAGGCCGCCCAGGCGCTGGCGCCCCGGGTGCGGCTGGCCAAGGTTGACACCCAGGCCAATCCCGATGCCACGGTGCGTTACGACATTCGCGGCATCCCGCTGTTGATCCTGTTTCACCGGGGCCGCGAGGTCGCCCGGTTGTCGGGCGCGCGGCCCGCGGCGGATATCGAGGCCTTCGTGCGCAGCCATGTAGGCGAGACCGCTTGA